In a genomic window of Lepisosteus oculatus isolate fLepOcu1 chromosome 3, fLepOcu1.hap2, whole genome shotgun sequence:
- the ap1s1 gene encoding AP-1 complex subunit sigma-1A codes for MMRFMLLFSRQGKLRLQKWYTATSERDKKKMVRELMQVVLARKPKMCSFLEWRDLKIVYKRYASLYFCCAVEEQDNELLTLEVIHRFVELLDKYFGSVCELDIIFNFEKAYFILDEFLMGGEIQDTSKKSVLKAIEQSDLLQEEDESPRSVLEEMGLA; via the exons ATGCGCTTCATGCTGCTGTTCAGCCGGCAGGGCAAGCTGCGGCTGCAGAAGTGGTACACGGCCACCTCGGAGCGCGACAAGAAGAAGATGGTGCGCGAGCTCATGCAGGTCGTGCTGGCCAGGAAGCCCAAGATGTGCAGCTTCCTGGAGTGGAGGGACCTCAAAATCGTCTACAAGAG GTATGCTAGTCTGTATTTTTGCTGTGCAGTCGAGGAACAGGACAACGAGCTCCTCACGCTGGAAGTCATCCACCGTTTCGTGGAGTTGCTGGACAAATACTTTGGCAGT GTGTGTGAGCTGGACATCATCTTCAACTTCGAGAAGGCCTACTTCATCCTGGATGAGTTCCTCATGGGTGGCGAGATTCAGGACACCTCCAAGAAGAGCGTGCTTAAGGCCATCGAGCAGTCCGACCTGTTGCAAGAG GAGGACGAATCCCCGCGGAGCGTACTGGAGGAGATGGGTCTGGCATAG
- the vgf gene encoding neurosecretory protein VGF has translation MIPCQHTLSAPLLLLLLGTSLAWTDAAPGAEEKYGATSVSRPLPPAVGVAQTAQKESREQGDGQTQGLKKEARSAPEPEDELFKDVDPKTLAAVLLEALNQQEGANQEAGEGAGKGETAREALRGSSEEGRREEAESQLIWGKEGLEERERDQEEEERKRAEEEERLTERVKSRTRSQEGLGVESKSQEAGGAGRGGEREEGEERVRGGGQEEQEEQLSPQEVENLQAMLEELQSYSTTTKRERDSLNVVERGVGKPKLWKDRTGGYKASLDSEANEVLQELGAYERVMGAMNKGKTQQNKIDVELGGDTKRGKQSYMGQNFFEDSNQGVDDEEEEEILSPEEEEARARAEQEEVRRQAAEAQRAKEEEEKLADIASDLLLQYLVKQDGAEHRKQQKQQKQQEEVLNSLAGARGKKLPVVSSNAAEDKRSDEDDDDDDDDDDIDPQTIDKLIEISSKLHLPADDVVDIINDVEKKKKKDAPEPRPRKLPPPPRSNSPPPLPAPQKPRQKDKFLPKQAARVWQKQTFSSYPSYSPYQKPFRSYYPFYYPPPKPRFRNQELSVNDILGNSLDYDLDPRPWRYQLKPKPKPKPWSRPQPSALFISNYIRPRTYLPPPPPRRALPPARRRPYYYSKPIPLMPRDEDYYDPGQESEEELENFIEKVFLKRPRMF, from the coding sequence ATGATCCCGTGCCAACACACCTTAAGTGCCCctctgttgctgttgctgcttgGCACTAGCTTGGCGTGGACCGATGCTGCCCCAGGGGCAGAAGAGAAGTATGGTGCCACGAGTGTCTCCCGCCCCCTCCCGCCGGCGGTGGGAGTAGCGCAGACCGCGCAGAAGGAGTCgagagagcagggagacggCCAGACGCAAGGGCTGAAGAAAGAGGCGAGGTCGGCCCCCGAGCCAGAGGACGAGCTCTTCAAGGACGTGGACCCCAAAACCCTGGCGGCCGTCCTGCTGGAGGCCCTGAACCAGCAGGAGGGAGCCAACCAGGAGGCTGGAGAGGGGGCTGGGAAGGGGGAGACCGCGAGAGAGGCGCTCCGGGGAAGCTCGGAAGAGGGGAGGCGTGAGGAGGCAGAGTCGCAGCTGATCTGGGGAAAAGAGGGGCTGGAGGAGCGAGAGAGGgatcaggaggaggaggagaggaagagagcagaggaggaggagaggctgACGGAGAGGGTGAAGAGTCGGACACGGAGCCAAGAAGGTTTGGGTGTGGAGAGCAAGAGCCAGGAAGCTGGAGGGGCAGGAAGAGGGGgcgagagggaggagggggaggagcgCGTGAGGGGGGGAGGGCAGGAGGAACAGGAGGAACAGCTGAGCCCCCAGGAAGTGGAAAACCTGCAGGCCATGCTGGAGGAGCTGCAAAGCTACAGCACCACCACCAAACGAGAGAGGGACTCCCTTAACGTGGTGGAGCGGGGAGTTGGGAAGCCCAAACTATGGAAGGACAGAACTGGGGGTTACAAGGCCAGCCTGGATTCTGAAGCCAATGAGGTCCTACAAGAACTGGGGGCCTATGAGCGCGTGATGGGGGCCATGAACAAAGGGAAGACACAGCAGAACAAAATAGATGTGGAGTTGGGGGGGGACACAAAGAGGGGGAAGCAGTCGTACATGGGGCAGAACTTCTTCGAGGATTCCAACCAAGGCGTGGATgacgaagaggaggaggagatccTGAGCCCTGAGGAAGAAGAAGCAAGGGCCAGGGCCGAGCAGGAAGAGGTGAGGAGGCAGGCAGCCGAGGCGCAGCGTGccaaagaggaagaggagaagcTGGCCGACATCGCCTCCGACCTCCTGCTCCAGTACCTGGTCAAGCAGGACGGGGCCGAACACAGGaagcagcagaagcagcagaagcagcaggaagAGGTGCTGAACTCCCTGGCAGGGGCTCGGGGCAAGAAGCTGCCCGTGGTCAGCAGTAACGCAGCGGAGGACAAGCGCTCCGATGAGGACGatgacgacgacgacgacgacgacgacatTGACCCCCAGACCATCGACAAGCTGATCGAGATCTCCAGCAAGCTGCACCTGCCGGCCGACGACGTGGTGGACATCATCAACGACgtggagaagaagaagaagaaggacgCCCCCGAGCCCCGCCCGCGCAAGCTGCCCCCACCGCCCCGCAGCAACTCACCCCCACCTCTGCCCGCCCCCCAAAAGCCGCGCCAGAAGGACAAGTTCCTGCCCAAGCAGGCCGCTCGTGTCTGGCAAAAGCAGACCTTCTCATCCTACCCCTCTTACTCGCCCTATCAGAAGCCCTTCCGCTCCTACTACCCCTTCTACTACCCACCCCCCAAGCCCCGCTTCCGCAACCAGGAACTGTCCGTCAACGACATCCTGGGAAACTCCCTGGACTACGACCTGGACCCCAGGCCCTGGCGGTACCAGCTCAAGCCCAAGCCCAAGCCCAAGCCCTGGTCCCGCCCTCAGCCCAGCGCCCTCTTCATCTCCAACTACATCCGCCCCAGAACTTACctgcccccgcccccgccccgcCGCGCCCTGCCCCCCGCCCGCCGCCGGCCCTACTACTACTCCAAGCCCATCCCGCTGATGCCCCGCGACGAAGACTACTACGACCCGGGGCAGGAGAGCGAGGAAGAGCTGGAGAACTTCATCGAGAAGGTCTTCCTGAAGCGCCCTCGGATGTTCTAG